Part of the Dreissena polymorpha isolate Duluth1 chromosome 12, UMN_Dpol_1.0, whole genome shotgun sequence genome, GACAATGACGTTTGGCATTTTAAAATTACGGCTTCTCCTGTACTCTTTGGTATAATCTTTGATTATGGCAGAAATGATCATTCGTGGTCCAATGTTGGTCTTGTTGGTCTGGTTGGGATTCACTTGTTGTGTAGTTACAGCGTTATGATTTTGATCAGCTTTGAGCACCTGAGCATAATCTACGTCGGAATGGGACACACGCATATATTGAGACCGGTCACAAGTAATGATGGGCAGCTTGAAGTAGACGCactaacatttaaaatgtttgagCTATTTAAACTACACGTATGTCAATACAATAAGCTGGTAACACGTAATGCTTGTAGATACACGTTTTCACAGGGCTTACCTAATTCATAAACTTTGCACGGGGTCTTTTAGAGGCGACTGTTGAGAATAGTATCAGTTTTCAGTGTAGCAATGTCGACTTATTTTACAGACGACCATAGTTAAATGGAACATTTACGTTATTTTCAGCTAAACCTTTCTCTTCACTAAAGAAGCCCAATGGGTAGTAGttgttgtatgttttattgaaatgacgCATAGTTCGCAGACAGTCATTGGTATTTACAACAATAATACgatcaatattattataaacaaatatatttacaaaacattgtaCTACCCAGCCATATAAATGGATTACGAGTCACTAAGTTGATATGTTATGGGTGAAGTCATAAAATCACATCAATATATAGTGCAGGAAAGATCACGATACTAAAAATAGTGAAATTGTTAAACATGGCTAGTTTAGATCAGTAACTTCTGTTAATTATTAACAAGTGCACTTACAATCATAGTGTTGCATGTTCATGTTAAAATAACTAATACTTTTTACATAGGAAGAGTAATTtacatattgatttgtttttaatgtcTATCGGATACTTATAATGCTTCAAGATATAGCAATCTTGAATGAACAAAGAagatttataaatacattttttatcagtGTAGCAATGTCGACTTATTTTACAGACGACCATAGTTAAATGGAACATTTACGTTATTTTCAGCTAAACCTTTTCTCTTCACTAAAGAAGTCCAATGGGTAGTAGTTGTTGTCTGTTTTATTGAAATGACGCATAGTTCGCAGACAATCATTGGTATTTACAACAATAATACgatcaatattattataaacaaatatatttacaaaacattgtaCTACCCAGCCATATAAATGGATTACGAGTCACTAAGTTGATATGTTATGGGTGAAGTCATAAAATCACATCAATATATAGTGCAGGAAAGATCACGATACTAAAAATAGTGAAATTGTTAAACATGGCTAGTTTAGATCAGTAACTTCTGTTAATTATTAACAAGTGCACTTACAATCATAGTGTTGCATGTTCATGTTAAAATAACTAATACTTTTTACATAGGAAGAGTAATTtacatattgatttgtttttaatgtcTATCGGATACTTATAATGCTTCAAGATATAGCAATCTTGAATGAACAAAGAagatttataaatacattttttatcagtCAGCATACATGCTTGCCTCTCGTTATACGGGATGTTagttatgtttgtttaatttttgataCACAGTTATGAAAAGATAATCTTAAACGAAGGTAGAATGAATGGGCATTcaaataagaaatggtattcgTTTTCGACATGATTGGGTTTTTTACACAGTAGGCATAGTCTTTCTTCGATCTTTAAGATACTTGACGGAAAGTCTTCGTGCACTAGATCGCTACCGGGGGATTACTCCTGTTTATCAGCAAGTGTCCATTACTGGTGCATACCAATGAGTATAATGCACACTGCATGTATATACTCCACCTGTTGCCCAGCCTATTACAAACTAGGCCCGAAATTAGGTCAGTCATGCAGCTATGTGAAGGGAGGTTTACGTGTAATAGGTCGCTACCTGGGAAAACGTATGTTTGTCAGAAGGGGCAATTTAAGGTGTTCACCTATACACTAGAAATAATGCAAATTTGTCCTGAATAAGCTGTGTATGTCGTCTGATAAACTTCGTGAATAAGCGAAATATTATCAATAAGCTGCTACGCAATCTAACAGTGATAAATAGGCTATGCATTTATCCTACGTCATAAATATTCGATAGGCTAACTATTCTAAAAAGACTATATATGGTCAATAGGCTGAAGTTcatcacatttatcaatataaagaagtgaaactccagctgctggagaagtattgaattctcattatatacaattagttggtcctttatttaaggcaagtgccCAATTGCCAAAActgtacaaaacagcacaatacaaaacaacatacataacacataaaagaataaagctggggtcaccgccttggaacggtcaatgcaaagcatcggggttttaaaccggttttagagcgctcaacctcacacttggcccagaaatattcatgatacatttaagtgtaaataaaatttaatctcatagcattgcaactcaaattaaaaaataataaaagggaattaaaacgtttaatttaataactcaatggtaggaaagagaccagagcaacaacgttacaactttttgaggaacgatgaaatgaaactacgaacaagtgtcaataTGCCAAACATGGTAAATGTCCATCAAAAACAGTGTGCTAAAAATGATGAATGTACTTAATAGgctttatattttgttttcatttaatacaCTTGTGTATTGTGCTTAATATGCTAATTATCTTGCTGAATAGGCTTAATATGGAAAATGATATGTGTTGCATCCAGATTATTTTACATGCTATTTTGCTAAATATTTTAGATCGGCTGCATACTATTCTTGATGTGATAAATACGCTGTATATGTAATTCTTTGTCTAACCTGGCTAAAAAGGATTAATAGTCTTCATAGACTGCTAAATAGGCAACATATGATGAATATGTTGTAAGTTTAATCGTATTTAATTAACACGCTTAATATGATAAATATCTTAAAAGGCTGCTCAATAGACGTAATTAACTAAATAAgctgtatatattatatatatataaacttgtaGAAATGTTGAATTTGCTAAATATCCATCTAAATAGGGTACATGTGCATATTGAATCAACTGGCTACTTATGATTAATTCGCTATATACACTGCTAAACAGGCTTATTATGCTTAAAAGCCTGTcgaataggctaaatatgataaaaaatgcagtttaattcaatatatttattccAGGCGCTAAAAAAAGCttaatattgcaaatgtatgaaGGCTTCTTTATAGGCTAATTGTGCTTAGTATGATGTATGTGGAAACATATTCTGAATGCAGATATATTATCGGTACATTcccaaaattaaaacaaataccaCATATCACGAACGAAATAATTGTCGTGCACTTGCTAGTGATCTAAAAATCATAGACTCACCAATCACCATTGTTCCATGATTTTAGATGGAAAGAAGATTAAACAACACTTTTCCTTGAAATGCTCACGTTTTACTAGCCCACATACAATTCTTTTATAACTCTATCATTGACTTATATCGTCCGTTTATTTAAATCATACTCTACGGTGACCCAGACTTGCCATCTAGTTACACTTCATTGAAAAAGCTGCTCagacaaacattaaaatgacaAAACGTTTTTAGTCGCCAGTTTACTTTTTACGTGTTTACTTCTTTTTAAAGATTATTGTAAAATGTTGTCTCACACTTAAGCAATTTCGCATTGAATAAATATGAACTTGTTTATGATTGTGTTACATAAAAAATGATATAGACGAAATATCATGAAGTCATATATCCAGCTGTAAGGTAGAGTTATTTTCGTATTTTAAGATTTATTTgacaataacattatattaatcAATCATATTTGTTGGAGGGTCATTGTATACATTTGCAAAGGTTCATGTCCCCGATATGCCAGCATCATGAAAATGGCTGCACAACTTTATTCATTAACGGTTAGCCtactttaatttaaaacattaaatatagcATACTTTGATATCGtttcacatatattttatatcaaacatggacacataattattgtttgcATAAACATGGGCTGGCTTATGtatttgtattgatatatatGTTCATAAGCAATGACATTGTTAATGCATAATAGGTTAAGCTTATGGAAATTTAAGCTGGGCATGTCCTCTTTTGCACTCGAAGGTTATTGTTGTCTCGGTTCTTTTAAATACTGAACCTGTACACATAACTGCCATGGGTGAACATTCCGGTTTTTCTGGATGACATGTCCATAGTGCCAATGAATTTTGATGTATTAATATTAGATAACTCGACTGGTGCATCGCTATTTGAAAGTTGTTTGCTTTGAAGTTCTTCTGCTTCTGACAGTGTTCCTGTTTAAGCCATTACGTCGTTTGATTATGCATCTGAATTGTCCACGTGTCTAAAAATTGTAGAATTAATGCATATTGTCAGCAATAAGGATCGTGATTGTTTTTCTGATATacgtataaaaaaaacacttgctcgGGCAAAAAACATAGAATGACTTGAAAGTTCCAACGTGTCTACATCACTTGCATGCACAGTTAGGACTAGCTTTGTCAAATGACTTATACTGCTTATTTAAGTTAACACAGTCGACAGGTACAGGAATAGTTAGTATCATACAAAATCTAAACGTGTCAATACGAAGAGTCCAAAAAACCAGATTTCGTTCGCATCATTCCGTGTTCTCGCTTGTTCGTTTGCTTGTGTAACAAATACTAATGTCGCATCACGTAAAGTGCGCTATATATTTCTTGAAAGTGATCCTGTGGTCACAAAAGTCGGAAAATACGCAAGGCAGCGCATAGCAGGGGTTTATATGTTTTAGAGAAAACCTTGGGTGGAAAAATTACGCATTACACCATCATATTATTCCCAAATCCAAAATACCAATTTgatatattatgataaaatagtttataaataatattgtaatCAGATGTCTTATTTCTTACATATATACAAAAAACAGGTACATTTTTATCACAAGAATTCAAACTGAACATGTAAAGGATAGCaattaaatatatgcaaacaAAATTGCAATATATCATTGTAGACGCCATCATAACAAATCTGAGTTTGCATGTTTCTTACAAAACATTATCACTTTAATCCTTGATAGCTTGTATTATTGTATCTTACATTAAGGTCATTTTTATTTAGTTGTACGGAAGAATACACTTTACTGACTTGCATTTTTATTCAATGTGAGCAGCAAAATAAGTACACGATGATTAATATGAATTATgaacagaattttttttaatcagcaaGTGATTTTGTTTACTCCATTGGTTAAGAATCTATATGCAAGATTAGTAATAGTATGATATTGTAACACATGTGTGCCCCCTTTAAGGTTTTATTTGACAAGCTTTCATAATATGTCCTTTTAAAAATTCGAACTATCAATCATAATGACATGATTATGTTCTCGAATTGGCTCATATTGTGGAAGATTTTAGCTCTGAGTTTGAGGCAGTTATATGTATACCTTGCAACTTTccatgttatttaatgtttactaTTTTGTATAGGCATTTGAGTTACTGCCATGTAATACTAAATTTAACCTTGTATTgcgtattgttttattgttgtaattATTGTAGGATTGATACCGTTAAAGTGTGACACTTAAACCAATTGAAaaagtatttcattttattaaaattccCAGTTTAGTTAAAATGAAGGATAAAAGCCCTGGTCTGTAATGAAACTTAGAATAAGCCCATTTCAATCAGGTTTCATACCAAAAGATTCCACCgtcaaccaattagtctcggTATATCACACCTTTATTAAAGCTGTTGACGAAGGTACAGAGGTTAGAGCCGTTTTTTGTGACATTTCTAAGGCATGTGATAGGGTATGGCACGAAGGACTTATTCACAAGCTCCGACTATGTGGTATCTCTGGaaatcttctatcttggttaaaataCTATCTACAGGGGAGGatccagtgtgttgtaatctccggctgccaatctgaccaattcgcctatttgcagacgatactGCGCTATATATAATCGTCGGCAACCCGATTGATGCAGCGAACCATCTTaactctgatcttgcaaaaaatccatttttgggctgataagtggtttGTTACCTTCAATCCATCAAAAACCGAATCCTTAGTAATGTCTAGAAAggtcaaccgcccaatccatccccctctttTTCTAAACGACTGCCTaatcactgaggtttcgtctcataAACATCTCGGCTTAAATTTTTCTGATTCATGTTCCTGGAACGACCATATTGAATcaatcaagaagaaagcatgaCACAGAATTAATTTAATGCGGACGTttaagtttacgctcgatagaaagtacCTTCTATTGATATACAAAACCTTTATCAGACCAATTCTCGAATATGCTGATGTAGTCTGCGACAACATTACTACACAAGatgaaattaaattgaacttGAAAAGATTCAATAGGGCGCAGCAAGAATAATCGGCGGGGAACACGTTTAGCCTATTTGCAGAATCTATATAATGAAGCGGCCCccgaaccattaaaaaataggagaacaaaacataaacttaccaatATCTATAAAATGTTTAGTTCaatatcaccccccccccctatttgtGTACACTGATCCCCTCTAGCGTTGGAGAAAGTTCGGCTTATTCACTTCGCAATTCTAACAATATTCGCAGCATTCAATGTAAATCTTTTttcacgatctttcctaccatcaactataaacttatggaacaatctaCCGGAATCTCTCCTTCTCTCtcagctttcaaagcaaatctaaaTATAGATTAACAAATAATTCTCCAGCATTACTACGTTGGAGAGCGGCAGTTTAGTATTCTACATGTatgtttacgaatgcattgtagcagcttaaataaacatgtacgcaaaaaatattgtacaaagtccatattaTCAATGTGGTGAGattgaatatacatatattttttgttcaattgccccatttatactgtgaaaagagttatcctttttgacaatctgtccagttttcaacccataactttgcaactacTTCTTTATGGTGTTAAAGACGGACCATacgaagtaaattcattaatttgCAAACATCTTatcgcaacttctcttattcgAACTCTACTCTTACACTTCTATCCCTTTCCTTCTCAACTTATTAGCTGTTTTTGCTATCAATACTACCCTGTTATATGATTTGtattacaacatatatatatttttccattTCTTAACGGTATTCAAATACCAATCACTGAACTATATTTTTCGTAATGTTGTCATGTTTATAAGTTGTTGTTACACGTTTGGTTATTTACACCAtaacagcagcgcttctaactgacagaagagaggcATAGCGTAAGCCTtgagcttttttctcaattctgtcaaattgtatcCTACAGCCTTTATATTAAGTAATAATGTAATTTCTTCATGCCTtgtatattgtttgaaaataatatgtgtgtttgtattgtattgcttatttgTACTTTCTGTTGAACTAAATTAATagtgtttaaactaaacttagaATACGATTATCCGTTAGAAGCAAATAATATTTATCTACTCTAAAGAtactatgtatttgtttattttcattggcATTGCGTTGAGTTAAAATAGTTATGACGGATCTCTTATGTTCCTACAATGGTGAATTGTGTGGAAAGAAGATTGGTTACACTACGGTATAGGTcctacacaaataaaataaattccatATTGTCGTAGCACAGTGCAACACTTACACAAAATGTGTGTGTGGCTCGTTGTGCATGATTTATCAGTGTCTAAAACACAACATTTGTCTCTTCTCAATATAAAATGTAATGTTGGAAATATTATCCGACAATGTAAAGTTGGAAATATTATCCGACAGTAGTCCCGAATAAATACACCctatacaaatatttaatgtatgcatatttatactTGCTATTAAGTTTGTGAGTTGATGCAAAGTCCATATTGGTTTAAATGATTCTAATCTGTTTAACACCAGTTCGAGTAAGGTATTCTGATGACAAGCCTTACAGTGATAGCTTTGTTTTGCTCTATAATCGTACGTCGGTTCAATTTTACGAACGCGGACATTGTTCGAAAATCATTTCAGACTTTCCGTGTCCATACAATTGTATAGTGAACTGCTGTTGCTAAGAAGTTGCTATTAGCCGGCAGACAGACAATGCGTTCCATTAAAAGTTCAgttttgtgatttaaaaaaataaagtatgagATACAGTGCACTAAGTGTAGTTTTACGACAAAAATTGAAACCACGTCATAAATGTTGTATAGTAGAATCCACAGATTCGTCGGATACTAAAATCTATATAACAGCATAATAAACTAcgtaattgttattaaaatataatcattcgttatcatgtatattttttttacttcgtattaatattttccatttccattataaatgtaaacataatgccTAATATGTAGGAATATGCGCTCATATACATTCAATTATTTTAAGTAATGAACAGGATCTCCTGGAATATACCAGAGAAGCTGTTTCTAATAATTTATAGTTTACCAACAGGAAAGGTCAGAGATTCAATAAAGATCCACAGTGCCGAATACTGCAATAAGAGTTGTATAAATTCCTAAAGATCAATTACTTTTATAACAAAAAGGGACAGTGTATACAGAACTGAAAATGGACTTATCCACCATTTCGACTATAATGAGTTTTGATAATTTAATGTCTGTCTACAAGTGCATATTTACAATATTAACTTGATCAGTTCATGTTAGCTGTCAACCTTGTTGATGAGCTATCGGATGTCAAATACTTACTGATTAAACATATTACTTACTTGTGTGAATAGCAGTATAACAAAGTTAAATtgcgtgtttgtttattttattcgaTGTCAATCCTCTCGATTAAGATCCAGACAGCTTTGACTGAGACATATTTACTAATAAACTATTACATCCCGATTAAAATACAGTATGCCAGACGATTGGCAAGAATGCAATCGGAACCCATTGATTACGCCAACTGTCAGAACGTGTTGGGATCAAATCTTCGACCCTCCGCTTTTACGGCGGTCGCCCTTATCAAATGGTCCCTGAGCCGTTGTTTTACGTGTATTAGTTTTAACGAGCCATACACATTATAATATACTGTTGCTGCAGGTTTAATAGACCGTTTTTGAAAATCAATTACTCAAAACCTTTTAACTGGTATATTCGCGCGTGTCGCAAGAATATTCACAGTTGACAAAAGAATTAACGTCACATTAGTTCAaacgatatatatgtatttagGTAGATTTTTAACCTCATGCCGAACAAAGTGAGCCGATCACCTTTACGTTCCGAGTGATGACTGTTACTTACTGATACTTGCGATATTTCTAGCAAACACATTGAACTATAAGCGGAATAatcaaacaaatgtttaaaagcgccggggggggggggcattgtgtttttctCTTTATACCAAATAACTCAATTGTACTCCTTTGTCTCATACTAATTTTGTAAAACTTCCATTAATATTTGATATTGCTTGCCGATTGTATACGATGTTTTCTCAACAAAGAAAAGTTTTATTCAATCTTACCTATACAATACAGGACGCAACCCTGTCTTGTGTTTTCGGGGTCACAAGGGTCATCGACCAACGCCAGCTTGTCACACGAGTTTGCAGTCCGAGTCCTGCTCTGAACGCATTTCCGGTGGACGAATACAGgattcgtacccaacattttcaCACCATGTAAATCCCTACCAAAATAGCAGGCTAAGCAGAAAATTTCAGTTGTGTACATTATGCTAAAAACATTGTTTACTTCATAGTATGACTCCGTAATAAAAACTCGCATGGTCTTTGGCTAGTTAAAATACTGAATAAAAAAGCACTGGAAATTTCCGGcggtaaaaataacataactcAGGCTATCTTTATTTAGTATTGGTAGTCGATGACAGTGGTTTACTTTCACGGAAAAACGTTtcaattgcaaataaaataataaattttgcaGTTGTTAACTGTTATTAACACTGGTAATTTCCGGCGGTAAAAATGACATTGGTGAGGTTATCTTGATTTAGTACTTGTAGTCGATGAACGTGGTTTACTTTCACGGAAATAAGTTTAAGTTGTAAATAGAATAATACCTTTGGCAGTTGTTAACTGTAATTAACGCTTAACCGTTTCCTTACAAGTGTCAACGAAAAACGAAAATGAAAACAGGCAGTTGGAAAATCCAAAAGAGATTTCGTTACAGCAGTTGGCTTACTCCGTGGTACATTTTGTATTGAACTTTACAACCGTTTTCACGTAGATATTAAGAACAATACAAACCGATAAAAtccaaaatatacaattaaataaaagagaATGCggtatattttttatgttaatggACTTACTAGTGTGGATGGCTGAATGAACTTATGTGAATATCTGAATGGAGTTTCCTCCTATGGTAATATGTGACTCTTTATTTGAAACTCTTGAGTCATATCTTTAAAAAACAGTCAAGATTTCaaatgttgctgctgttgttCAATTGAAGTTATATTAATTTTCCGTTTGTTTACAGAGCATATATTCTGACGATACGCGTTATAACCGTTGAACACATATATTTTGGGTTGCtttattaataatttttcttGATTAGTTAATTTCTTAACGATCTACGTTTTAGACTATATTTATCTCagaatgttatttttcaaatccTGCATATCGTTTTTGGATTCCTTTATGCTAGTATCACACAGTTAATGAAACAGTGTAACGcacaacattcaaacttgcagGCGATTTTTATTATCATACGTTAAacattatttatcccacttttacaccgaactcggttgattaaagccccgttgattaaatttcatctataatcaacggcaaggctataatcaatggcacgaaatgacgtcatcaactgccgaaccgggactacattttcccacgcacctcgtcacctgtatttgccaagtgcatcaataataaaaacaatctcaaatgtttgtcaatcttaatgacattaaaacaaatacaagtaggaaaaacgtgtttgttgtcatttattgtcactaaacttctagtattaggtaaatttaacactatgttgcaaataggttctgttgttgttgctcccctttgacggagtcagttcgagttgctcccctttgactatagaacacaatcgtctgcgaaatcgtaaacccctcaaaatgtctgacgaatttgacaaagtcaatttctcattaacttgggatgaattaaataatgaacatgagcaacaagcaactgaagtggaattaacactaagccagttccaggaacaatatgggtttgatccatctattttgttcacaaatgaaattgaattgaccattgagaatgaaaccagccccagtagtaacgcaccatccagtagcaatgtcttccccccaactttagatctgcatgagaataaagagttcttagatgttaacctcactgatgttggtgatttcattgtccaaaatgaaaataaaaagactttagcgaagaccttgtctgacataaacaaatttaaaaggtttcttatgtcaaaagctgaatcaaaagaaatccaccacatagaaccaactcttcttgatgagtatttggccactttcctgttgtcccttaaaaagtcaaatggcacagattttgaaccaagctccctccgtggcatcattgctagtgttgacaggtacctgaaacgacatcgctatggatgttcagtcatgacagggactggagcccaatttgcactcacaagggacacctacaatgcaaagaaaaaaagtcttaagaaacaggtaaaattgagatgaacggttataactaaaagaaatttggcaaaataacatattcaacataaaacgtatcatttatgacaaaattgggaaaaatcccAAGTGTAGTCTGTACGAAACTAATACCCTGTCGACATAAAGTTGCAGTTAATAAATATAAGTCGAAAAGTCACATTAAAAGTAAAACTGTCAGCCTACGAAAGATAgaatactaaaaaaaataaatttaaattaaaaaatatagtcgaaaagttaaatgaaacagtataataaatataaatcaccaatttagggtATGGGAAACCGTCCTAGGGAGGCCCATCCGCTGAG contains:
- the LOC127852514 gene encoding uncharacterized protein LOC127852514, with protein sequence MSDEFDKVNFSLTWDELNNEHEQQATEVELTLSQFQEQYGFDPSILFTNEIELTIENETSPSSNAPSSSNVFPPTLDLHENKEFLDVNLTDVGDFIVQNENKKTLAKTLSDINKFKRFLMSKAESKEIHHIEPTLLDEYLATFLLSLKKSNGTDFEPSSLRGIIASVDRYLKRHRYGCSVMTGTGAQFALTRDTYNAKKKSLKKQGMGNRPREAHPLSDTDIDLLWEKGIICTESPKALLNTVWLNNCLHFGLRGTTEQYNLRCTLTDL